In Haloplanus rubicundus, one DNA window encodes the following:
- a CDS encoding DUF7536 family protein — translation MSDETPARPPSAGLLDALEVRRNALVGVVAGVALAVSVYLVRVFELVGPVGGTQRYPGIGPEGWFLLLGFVLASATALLVAAALTLVTAYRVTREL, via the coding sequence GTGAGCGACGAGACACCTGCGCGCCCTCCGTCGGCGGGGCTCCTCGACGCCCTGGAGGTGCGCCGAAACGCACTCGTCGGCGTCGTCGCCGGTGTCGCCCTCGCCGTTTCCGTCTACCTCGTCCGCGTCTTCGAGTTGGTCGGCCCGGTGGGCGGGACACAGCGGTATCCCGGAATCGGCCCCGAGGGCTGGTTTCTGCTCCTCGGGTTCGTTCTCGCGTCGGCGACGGCGCTGCTCGTGGCCGCGGCCCTGACGCTCGTGACGGCGTATCGGGTCACGCGGGAACTGTAA
- a CDS encoding succinylglutamate desuccinylase/aspartoacylase family protein yields MTSVGTADASPGTVDTGRLEVGETRDGSTFGLPVAVVEGARDGKTLYIQAASDGDELNGVGVVQRVVPRIDPDELAGTVIVVGVVNYHAFQVAEHRNPIDDTKMNRAYPGDENGTSSERIAAATYDVARDADLVLDLHQGSTSRMIDEVRVRCGRRHRLHSKCLDLAKTFGCGYVLDQKGPDGQLARVAPSDGVPAVDPELGGAVGWDEESIAKGVEGVFNVLRGYDFLPGDAGLEPQTRAKAFDQYGSPVGGLVRFHHDLGDRVSADETLFEVTDVFGELKARITADNDGIFWRSRRLPQVATGEYVCSVGKTVDTY; encoded by the coding sequence ATGACTTCGGTGGGAACCGCGGACGCGTCGCCGGGGACGGTCGATACGGGCCGTCTCGAGGTCGGCGAGACCCGCGACGGCAGTACGTTCGGCCTCCCCGTCGCCGTCGTGGAGGGGGCCCGCGACGGCAAGACGCTCTACATCCAGGCGGCCAGCGACGGCGACGAACTCAACGGCGTCGGCGTCGTTCAGCGCGTCGTCCCGCGGATCGACCCCGACGAACTCGCGGGGACGGTGATCGTCGTCGGCGTCGTCAACTACCACGCGTTCCAGGTGGCCGAACACCGGAACCCCATCGACGACACGAAGATGAACCGGGCCTACCCCGGCGACGAGAACGGCACGTCGAGCGAGCGTATCGCCGCTGCCACCTACGACGTGGCGCGGGACGCGGACCTCGTGCTCGACCTCCATCAGGGATCGACCAGCCGGATGATCGACGAGGTGCGTGTCCGGTGTGGCCGCCGCCATCGCCTCCACTCCAAGTGTCTCGACCTCGCGAAGACGTTCGGCTGTGGCTACGTCCTCGACCAGAAGGGGCCGGACGGCCAACTCGCCCGCGTCGCCCCCTCCGACGGCGTGCCGGCGGTCGACCCCGAACTCGGCGGTGCCGTCGGCTGGGACGAGGAGAGCATCGCCAAGGGCGTCGAGGGCGTGTTCAACGTCCTCCGCGGCTACGATTTCCTCCCCGGAGATGCGGGGCTCGAACCCCAGACGCGCGCGAAGGCGTTCGACCAGTACGGCTCGCCGGTCGGCGGCCTCGTCCGGTTCCACCACGACCTCGGCGACCGCGTGAGCGCCGACGAGACGCTGTTCGAGGTGACCGACGTGTTCGGCGAGCTGAAAGCCCGGATCACCGCCGACAACGACGGCATCTTCTGGCGGAGTCGTCGCCTCCCGCAGGTCGCCACCGGCGAGTACGTCTGCTCGGTGGGCAAGACCGTCGACACGTACTAG
- a CDS encoding pyridoxal-phosphate dependent enzyme — MSADLVCSVCDRTYADRWRCSCGAPLEFASEPRPDGPAPDFSAFDSRRGLWAFSEFLPVARHVTLGEGFTPLVDAPEWDATFKLEYVSPTGSFKDRGAATVVSRAVERGADRVVEDSSGNAGAAIAAYAARAGLDADIYVPVSVTAAKRRAIEAVGARVVEVAGDRETVAAACRNVVEASEERRSSLAWYASHAWNPAFFAGTATFGIELAAQRDWSVPDAVVVPLGHGTLLLGAYRGFRALVEAGWTDRMPRLLAVQAAGYAPVAGHLGPETNDLADGIQVREPVRREAVVDAIDATDGDAVAVSSDAVARARDALLARGFDVEPTAAAAVAGLREYRDRGVLEGGTDVVVPLTGRGK, encoded by the coding sequence GTGTCCGCCGACCTCGTCTGCTCCGTCTGTGACCGCACCTACGCCGACCGCTGGCGCTGCAGCTGTGGCGCGCCACTGGAGTTCGCGTCCGAACCGCGTCCCGACGGGCCGGCGCCCGACTTCTCGGCGTTCGACTCCCGGCGCGGCCTGTGGGCGTTCTCCGAGTTCCTCCCAGTCGCCCGGCACGTCACGCTGGGGGAGGGGTTCACCCCGCTGGTCGACGCCCCCGAGTGGGACGCGACGTTCAAACTGGAGTACGTCTCGCCCACGGGGAGTTTCAAGGACCGCGGTGCGGCGACCGTCGTCTCGCGGGCGGTCGAACGCGGCGCCGACCGAGTCGTCGAGGACTCCTCCGGCAACGCGGGCGCGGCCATCGCTGCCTACGCCGCTCGCGCGGGCCTCGATGCCGACATCTACGTCCCGGTGTCCGTCACGGCCGCGAAGCGGCGGGCCATCGAGGCCGTCGGGGCACGCGTCGTCGAGGTGGCAGGGGACCGCGAGACGGTGGCCGCGGCCTGTCGGAACGTCGTCGAGGCGAGCGAGGAACGGCGTTCCTCGCTCGCCTGGTACGCTAGCCACGCCTGGAACCCCGCCTTCTTCGCGGGGACGGCGACGTTCGGCATCGAACTCGCCGCCCAGCGCGACTGGTCGGTCCCGGACGCCGTCGTCGTCCCCCTCGGTCACGGTACGTTGCTTCTCGGAGCCTATCGGGGGTTCCGAGCGCTCGTCGAGGCCGGCTGGACCGACCGGATGCCCCGACTGCTGGCGGTGCAGGCGGCGGGGTACGCGCCGGTCGCGGGTCACCTGGGGCCGGAGACCAACGACCTCGCGGACGGGATTCAGGTACGCGAGCCGGTGCGCCGTGAGGCCGTCGTGGACGCCATCGACGCGACCGACGGCGACGCCGTCGCGGTGTCGAGCGACGCCGTTGCCCGGGCACGCGACGCGCTTCTGGCGCGCGGTTTCGACGTGGAACCGACCGCCGCGGCGGCCGTCGCGGGGCTCCGGGAGTATCGCGACCGGGGCGTCCTCGAAGGCGGGACCGATGTCGTCGTTCCGCTCACCGGCCGCGGGAAGTAG
- a CDS encoding DUF7511 domain-containing protein has product MSSADEGEPPVAADTSALDRWPTYTLDHTIEAVGSDGEQCTIFPSVVDDGERLTAWITASDDAFVAIDEIR; this is encoded by the coding sequence GTGAGTTCGGCCGACGAGGGGGAGCCACCCGTCGCGGCGGACACCTCCGCGCTCGACCGCTGGCCGACGTACACGCTCGACCACACCATCGAAGCCGTCGGTAGCGACGGCGAACAGTGTACGATCTTTCCCTCCGTAGTCGACGACGGAGAGCGGCTCACGGCGTGGATCACGGCGAGCGACGACGCCTTCGTCGCCATCGACGAGATCAGATGA
- a CDS encoding tRNA(Ile)(2)-agmatinylcytidine synthase — translation MTLVGLDDTDSREHGMCTTYVAARVADAIEAAGGTVERRLLIRLNPAVEYKTRGNAALCIETDLDPDRAFALAVAAVDRLAETDDPRTDPGVVVADASVPDAVADFARRALHEKLGVDETRALLDRLGYRHHGGRGRIGALAAVGADRAFDDWTYERIAYRDLERCGTPRDVDRESAFAAAEAAYPDAWDTVDRVEDELVCVPAAPGPILYGIRGDDPATVRAVAANIESEPVARAVTYRTNQGTDAHLRPGTAASVEDGRAYRVDGVVDDAPETRAGGHVHLSIRDGDATLPCVAFEPTKRFRDRVRRLRPGDRVTVCGEVGNGTLKLEKFVLRELVRTERVVPTCPDCGRSMESAGREQGYRCRDCGTTAPGRVERPLDRTLDPGWYEVPPCARRHVAQPLVRGGFDAPTHPER, via the coding sequence GTGACCCTCGTCGGCCTCGACGACACCGACTCCCGCGAGCACGGGATGTGTACGACGTACGTGGCGGCCCGCGTGGCCGACGCCATCGAGGCGGCCGGCGGGACCGTCGAGCGCCGCCTCCTGATCCGTCTCAACCCCGCCGTCGAGTACAAGACGCGGGGCAACGCCGCCCTCTGCATCGAGACGGACCTCGACCCGGACCGGGCGTTCGCCCTCGCCGTCGCGGCCGTCGACCGGCTGGCCGAAACCGACGACCCGCGGACGGACCCGGGTGTCGTCGTCGCGGACGCGTCGGTGCCGGACGCCGTCGCCGACTTCGCCCGCCGGGCGCTCCACGAGAAACTCGGGGTCGACGAGACGCGCGCCCTCCTGGATCGGCTGGGTTACCGCCACCACGGCGGCCGGGGCCGGATCGGCGCCCTCGCGGCCGTCGGCGCCGACCGCGCCTTCGACGACTGGACCTACGAACGGATCGCCTACCGGGACCTAGAACGGTGCGGGACGCCCCGCGACGTGGACCGCGAGAGTGCGTTCGCGGCGGCCGAGGCGGCCTACCCCGACGCCTGGGACACGGTGGACCGGGTCGAGGACGAACTCGTCTGCGTGCCGGCGGCACCGGGACCGATCCTCTACGGGATCCGCGGCGACGACCCCGCGACGGTCCGCGCGGTAGCGGCGAATATCGAGAGCGAACCCGTCGCACGGGCGGTCACGTACCGCACCAACCAGGGAACGGACGCCCACCTCCGCCCGGGGACCGCAGCGTCCGTCGAGGACGGCCGCGCGTACCGGGTCGACGGCGTCGTCGACGACGCGCCGGAGACGCGGGCGGGCGGGCACGTCCACCTGTCGATCCGCGACGGCGACGCGACCCTCCCGTGTGTGGCGTTCGAGCCGACCAAACGGTTCCGGGACCGGGTGCGGCGTCTCCGCCCCGGCGACCGCGTGACGGTCTGTGGCGAGGTTGGCAACGGGACGCTCAAGCTGGAGAAGTTCGTCCTCAGAGAACTGGTGCGGACCGAACGGGTCGTTCCGACCTGCCCCGACTGCGGCCGGTCGATGGAGAGCGCTGGCCGCGAGCAAGGCTACCGGTGTCGCGACTGCGGGACGACGGCCCCCGGCCGCGTGGAGCGACCGCTCGACCGGACGCTCGATCCGGGGTGGTACGAGGTGCCGCCGTGTGCCCGCCGACACGTCGCCCAACCGCTCGTTCGCGGCGGTTTCGACGCACCGACCCACCCCGAACGGTGA
- a CDS encoding transcriptional regulator, which produces MSRSALVGNVTAMLQDAGFVVSDRCSIRPKSFDLAARRGDDLLLVKILANVDSLDAETGTEMRRLGSYLSATPLVIGLRTRDEDLKPEVVYFRHGVPAINPDTAFDLFVENVPPLIYAAPGGLYVNIDGDLLADEREERGWSLGRLATELGVSRRTVSKYEDGMNASIEVAIKLEELFDQPFSDPVNVLEGADAVRDAEPTPQDPALDPEEDHVLAVLARVGFTVHPTNRAPFTAVSEDGDHEIENLLTGHSAFTRSAEKRARIMSSLGEVTRTRSVYVTEEREKRDAIEGTALVSQEELAALRDADDLRDLILERARAPAES; this is translated from the coding sequence ATGTCACGGTCAGCACTGGTCGGAAACGTCACTGCGATGCTGCAGGACGCGGGCTTCGTGGTGAGCGACCGGTGTTCGATCCGCCCCAAGAGCTTCGACCTGGCGGCCCGGCGCGGCGACGACCTGCTGTTGGTGAAGATTCTCGCCAACGTCGATAGCCTCGACGCCGAAACCGGGACCGAGATGCGCCGCCTCGGCTCCTACCTCTCGGCGACGCCGCTGGTCATCGGCCTGCGCACCCGCGACGAGGACCTGAAACCAGAGGTGGTCTACTTCCGCCACGGCGTGCCCGCGATCAACCCCGACACCGCCTTCGACCTGTTCGTCGAGAACGTCCCGCCGCTCATCTACGCGGCGCCCGGCGGCCTCTACGTCAACATCGACGGCGACTTGCTCGCGGACGAACGCGAGGAGCGCGGCTGGAGCCTCGGTCGGCTGGCGACCGAACTCGGCGTCTCCCGGCGCACCGTCTCGAAGTACGAGGACGGCATGAACGCCAGCATCGAGGTGGCGATCAAGCTCGAGGAGCTGTTCGACCAGCCCTTCAGCGACCCCGTGAACGTGCTGGAGGGCGCCGATGCGGTGCGGGACGCGGAGCCGACGCCCCAGGACCCCGCCCTCGACCCCGAGGAGGATCACGTCCTCGCCGTCCTCGCCCGCGTCGGCTTCACCGTCCACCCGACGAACCGCGCGCCCTTCACCGCCGTCAGCGAGGACGGCGACCACGAGATCGAGAACCTGCTCACCGGCCACTCGGCCTTCACCCGGAGCGCGGAGAAACGCGCCCGGATCATGTCCTCGCTCGGCGAAGTCACCCGCACGCGGTCGGTCTATGTCACCGAAGAACGCGAGAAGCGGGACGCCATCGAGGGGACGGCGCTCGTGAGCCAGGAGGAACTCGCGGCGCTCCGGGACGCCGACGACCTGCGCGACCTGATCCTCGAACGCGCACGGGCGCCCGCCGAGAGCTAA
- a CDS encoding cupin domain-containing protein, producing the protein MTDGYSIVHPADVPAEQFNTCETTVRKLTAPLGATELRVNQVVVEPGEVTTPHTHEGQEEVFVSMDGGQISLAGEVHDVPAGGVVRVAPETVRNLCNHTDETHVWLAFGAPPVGTVENFGSYVVEES; encoded by the coding sequence ATGACGGACGGCTACAGCATCGTCCACCCCGCCGACGTACCGGCCGAACAGTTCAACACGTGTGAGACGACGGTCCGGAAGCTGACGGCGCCGCTCGGGGCGACCGAACTCCGGGTGAATCAGGTCGTCGTCGAGCCGGGGGAGGTGACGACGCCCCACACCCACGAGGGACAGGAGGAGGTGTTCGTCTCGATGGACGGCGGACAGATATCGCTCGCCGGCGAGGTACACGACGTGCCCGCCGGCGGCGTCGTCCGCGTCGCCCCGGAGACGGTTCGGAACCTCTGTAATCACACCGACGAGACCCACGTCTGGCTGGCGTTCGGCGCGCCGCCGGTCGGCACCGTCGAGAACTTCGGATCGTACGTCGTCGAGGAGTCTTAA
- a CDS encoding glutathione S-transferase N-terminal domain-containing protein — MPNLELYELPGCPYCAKVKTKLDELGLEYVSHEVPRSHPERTEVEEVSGQTGVPVLVDPDHDVEGMSESDDIVAYLEQTYGA; from the coding sequence ATGCCGAACCTGGAACTCTACGAACTCCCCGGCTGTCCCTACTGCGCGAAGGTAAAGACCAAACTCGACGAACTCGGGCTGGAGTACGTCTCCCACGAGGTGCCGCGCTCGCACCCCGAGCGAACGGAAGTGGAGGAAGTGAGCGGGCAGACGGGCGTCCCCGTCCTCGTCGATCCGGACCACGACGTCGAGGGGATGTCCGAGAGCGACGACATCGTCGCGTATCTGGAGCAGACGTACGGCGCTTAA
- a CDS encoding NCS2 family permease — protein sequence MALSDSLANYFGFEEHGTTLRTEVLAGLTTFLTMSYIVVVNPSILVGIPGEKPGIVVAGYGPGEVQSMLAVVTIVAAATATLIMALYANRPFGQAPGLGLNAFFAFTVVGALGIPWQTALAAVVVEGIVFIVLTAIGAREYIIRAFPEPVKFAVGTGIGLFLAIIGLQAMGIVVDDPATLITLGAVASDPVAIVSVVGLLFTFALYARGIRGSIILGIVGTTALGWIVANAGLVGGDAAGRLVAGAPGATYDITPLAGAFVVGLADIEAFTFALVVFTFFFVDFFDTAGTLTGVAQIAGFLDEKGNLPDIDKPLMADAVGTTVGGMLGTSTVTTYIESASGVEEGGRTGMTALVVALLFLASLAVVPLAAAIPLYASHIALVVIGVVMLGNVVDIAWDDLSYAIPAGMTILVMPLTYSIATGIAAGIVTYPIVKAARGEWGDVRPGHWVLAGAFVMYYVVRTNTLA from the coding sequence ATGGCGTTGAGTGACTCGCTGGCGAACTACTTCGGCTTCGAGGAGCACGGGACGACGCTCCGGACGGAGGTGCTCGCGGGACTCACGACGTTCCTGACGATGTCGTACATCGTCGTCGTGAACCCGAGCATTCTCGTCGGGATTCCGGGCGAGAAACCAGGCATCGTCGTGGCGGGATACGGTCCCGGCGAGGTACAGTCGATGCTCGCCGTCGTCACCATCGTCGCGGCGGCGACGGCGACGCTGATCATGGCGCTGTACGCCAACCGCCCGTTCGGACAGGCGCCCGGCCTCGGCCTGAACGCCTTCTTCGCCTTCACCGTCGTCGGGGCGCTCGGCATCCCCTGGCAGACGGCGCTCGCCGCCGTCGTCGTCGAGGGCATCGTCTTCATCGTCCTCACCGCCATCGGCGCCCGCGAGTACATCATCCGAGCGTTTCCGGAGCCCGTCAAGTTCGCCGTCGGTACCGGGATCGGACTCTTTCTCGCCATCATCGGCTTACAGGCCATGGGCATCGTCGTCGACGACCCGGCGACGCTGATCACGCTCGGCGCCGTCGCGTCCGATCCGGTCGCCATCGTCTCCGTCGTCGGCCTCCTCTTTACGTTCGCGCTCTACGCCCGCGGGATTCGCGGATCGATCATCCTCGGCATCGTCGGGACGACGGCGCTCGGCTGGATCGTCGCCAACGCGGGCCTCGTGGGCGGCGACGCGGCCGGTCGCCTCGTCGCCGGCGCCCCCGGCGCCACCTACGACATCACGCCCCTCGCAGGGGCGTTCGTCGTCGGCCTCGCCGACATCGAGGCGTTCACCTTCGCGCTGGTCGTGTTCACCTTCTTTTTCGTCGACTTCTTCGACACCGCGGGGACGCTCACCGGCGTCGCCCAGATTGCGGGCTTTCTCGACGAGAAGGGGAACCTCCCGGACATCGACAAGCCGCTGATGGCCGACGCCGTCGGGACGACGGTCGGCGGGATGCTCGGCACCTCCACCGTCACGACCTACATCGAGTCGGCCTCCGGCGTCGAGGAGGGCGGCCGGACGGGGATGACCGCCCTCGTCGTCGCCCTGCTCTTTCTCGCGTCGCTGGCCGTCGTCCCCCTCGCCGCCGCCATCCCCCTCTACGCCTCCCACATCGCCCTCGTCGTCATCGGCGTCGTGATGCTCGGCAACGTCGTCGACATCGCGTGGGACGACCTCTCTTATGCGATTCCGGCGGGCATGACCATCCTCGTGATGCCGCTGACCTACTCCATCGCGACGGGCATCGCGGCGGGCATCGTCACCTACCCCATCGTGAAGGCGGCGCGCGGCGAGTGGGGCGACGTGCGCCCCGGCCACTGGGTGCTCGCGGGCGCGTTCGTCATGTACTACGTGGTGCGGACGAACACGCTGGCGTAG
- a CDS encoding aconitate hydratase produces MGQTLTEKILEDHLVDGEIATGEEVGIAVDQTIAHDLTGTMAWLQFEALGLDEVQVEVAGQHCDHQTYQPDFKVSDDHRFLRSAAGTYGAYFARPGTGILHQVHKENFTAPGKTLIGADSHTPTAGGLGCLGIGTGGLDVATAMGGAPYYLDVPEIVNVRLEGALPEWSTAKDVILELLRRFSVKEGVGKVFEYTGPGVETLSAHERTVITNMGTELGATTSIFPTDERTKEFFERLGRPEDFVELSPDPDAEYDDEIVVDLSDIEPLIACPSMPDNVVPVREVAGTETDQVLVGSCTNGAYEDILPVAKMLRDREVAKRTEMIVAPGSKQAAEMAARNGLTAELMAAGVNISEATCGACIGAGHVPASDSVSVRTFNRNFEGRSGMEDDAVYLCSPEVAAATALTGEITDPRDLADELDDLEAPGFEYPERYIGASESDIIMPDQAVDDGLVKGPNIDEVPLKEPLGSELTGPALLKMPDNITTDHIIPATQEVSVYRSNVPKLSEFTLKRVDETFAGRAAEADGGFLVAGENYGQGSSREHAALCPMYLGIHGVLAQSFARIHKSNLINFGLLPLSIDAETYDRIEQGDDVELVDDAVEAVESGQETLTIRVNDDWEATAHLDANERERELLAAGGKLPHTRREFADGVDEEA; encoded by the coding sequence ATGGGACAGACACTCACGGAGAAGATTCTGGAGGATCACCTCGTCGACGGCGAGATAGCGACGGGCGAGGAGGTCGGCATCGCGGTCGATCAGACCATCGCCCACGACCTGACGGGAACGATGGCGTGGCTCCAGTTCGAGGCGCTCGGCCTCGACGAGGTACAGGTCGAGGTGGCCGGCCAGCACTGCGACCACCAGACCTACCAGCCGGACTTCAAGGTGTCCGACGACCACCGCTTCCTCCGGTCGGCCGCGGGCACCTACGGCGCCTACTTCGCGCGGCCGGGCACCGGCATCCTCCACCAGGTCCACAAGGAGAACTTCACGGCGCCGGGCAAGACCCTCATCGGTGCGGATTCGCACACCCCGACGGCGGGTGGCCTCGGCTGTCTCGGCATCGGCACCGGCGGCCTCGACGTGGCCACCGCGATGGGCGGCGCGCCCTACTACCTCGACGTGCCCGAAATCGTCAACGTCCGCCTCGAAGGGGCACTCCCCGAGTGGTCCACCGCGAAAGACGTCATCCTCGAACTCCTCCGGCGGTTCTCGGTCAAGGAGGGCGTCGGCAAGGTGTTCGAGTACACCGGCCCCGGCGTCGAGACGCTCTCGGCCCACGAGCGCACCGTCATCACGAACATGGGGACGGAACTCGGCGCCACCACCTCCATCTTCCCGACCGACGAGCGCACGAAGGAGTTCTTCGAGCGCCTCGGCCGGCCGGAGGACTTCGTCGAACTCTCGCCCGACCCCGACGCGGAGTACGACGACGAAATCGTCGTCGACCTCTCCGACATCGAACCCCTGATCGCGTGTCCGTCGATGCCGGACAACGTGGTGCCGGTCCGGGAAGTGGCGGGCACCGAGACCGATCAGGTGCTCGTCGGCTCCTGTACCAACGGCGCCTACGAGGACATCCTCCCCGTGGCGAAGATGCTCCGCGACCGCGAGGTGGCGAAGCGAACCGAGATGATCGTCGCACCGGGATCGAAACAGGCCGCCGAGATGGCGGCGCGGAACGGTCTCACCGCGGAACTGATGGCCGCCGGCGTCAACATCTCCGAGGCGACGTGTGGCGCCTGCATCGGCGCCGGCCACGTCCCCGCCTCCGACTCCGTGAGCGTCCGCACCTTCAACCGCAACTTCGAGGGACGCTCCGGGATGGAAGACGACGCGGTCTATCTCTGCTCGCCCGAAGTCGCCGCGGCGACGGCGCTGACCGGCGAGATCACCGATCCGCGTGACCTGGCCGACGAACTCGACGACCTGGAGGCGCCCGGCTTCGAGTACCCCGAACGCTACATCGGCGCCAGCGAGTCGGACATCATCATGCCGGACCAGGCCGTCGACGACGGCCTCGTCAAGGGACCGAACATCGACGAAGTGCCCCTGAAAGAACCGCTCGGCAGTGAGCTGACGGGACCGGCGCTCCTGAAGATGCCCGACAACATCACGACCGACCACATCATCCCGGCGACCCAGGAGGTGTCGGTCTACCGCTCGAACGTGCCCAAGCTCTCCGAGTTCACGCTCAAGCGGGTCGACGAGACGTTCGCGGGGCGGGCCGCCGAGGCCGACGGCGGCTTCCTCGTCGCCGGCGAGAACTACGGCCAGGGCTCCTCACGGGAACACGCCGCGCTCTGTCCGATGTACCTCGGCATCCACGGCGTCCTCGCGCAGTCGTTCGCCCGCATCCACAAGTCCAACCTGATCAACTTCGGCCTCCTGCCGCTGAGCATCGACGCGGAGACGTACGACCGCATCGAGCAGGGCGACGACGTCGAACTCGTCGACGACGCGGTCGAAGCGGTCGAGAGCGGGCAGGAGACGCTCACTATCCGCGTGAACGACGACTGGGAGGCGACGGCTCACCTCGACGCCAACGAGCGCGAACGTGAACTGCTCGCGGCGGGCGGAAAACTTCCGCACACGCGCCGGGAGTTCGCGGACGGCGTCGACGAGGAGGCGTAG
- a CDS encoding ABC transporter permease, with translation MRGPLDAPALRMAWLNLQRNRLRTGLATLGIVIGVVAIAAIGITGTALQYGATQELGGLSNTVTVFPGEENEAGVVTDAQVDSIERVATGAVVVPRRTETLTVASRSERRQVNVQAMSRPAALYDAAEGTIPSPMRSGALLNAELAAELGVELGQTVSIGGRSYRIIAILDEPGGFGQGVSVVVPLDDVDGDGYDQVTVVAADGEDAQRLAAEIPAELNQREEVVGTFTPADIQETVSGFFATLNAALLGVGSISLVVAGVSILNVMLMSVVERRAEIGVFRAVGIRRREVMRMIVAEAALLGVVGGAVGVVLSILIGYTVNGQLNGQPGLVFQPRNLEFLALGFGFAVIASTVSGLYPAWKASTANPVEVLRG, from the coding sequence GTGAGGGGACCGCTCGACGCGCCGGCGCTTCGGATGGCGTGGCTCAACCTCCAGCGCAACCGGCTCCGAACCGGGCTGGCGACCCTCGGCATCGTCATCGGCGTCGTCGCTATCGCGGCCATCGGCATCACGGGAACGGCGCTCCAGTACGGCGCCACCCAGGAACTCGGCGGGCTGTCGAACACGGTGACGGTGTTTCCCGGCGAGGAGAACGAGGCGGGCGTCGTCACCGACGCGCAGGTCGACTCGATAGAGCGGGTGGCGACCGGTGCCGTGGTCGTCCCGCGGCGCACGGAGACGCTGACGGTGGCCTCCCGGTCCGAACGCCGGCAGGTGAACGTGCAGGCGATGTCCCGGCCCGCGGCGCTCTACGACGCCGCGGAGGGCACCATCCCGTCGCCGATGCGGAGCGGCGCCTTGCTCAACGCCGAACTCGCCGCCGAGCTCGGGGTGGAACTCGGGCAGACCGTCTCCATCGGCGGCCGCTCGTATCGCATCATCGCCATCCTCGACGAACCCGGCGGCTTCGGGCAGGGCGTCTCGGTCGTCGTCCCCCTCGACGACGTCGACGGGGACGGCTACGACCAGGTGACCGTCGTCGCGGCGGACGGCGAGGACGCCCAGCGCCTGGCCGCGGAGATACCGGCGGAACTGAACCAGCGCGAGGAGGTGGTGGGGACGTTCACCCCCGCCGACATCCAGGAGACCGTCAGCGGCTTCTTCGCCACGCTGAACGCCGCGCTCCTCGGCGTCGGCTCCATCTCGCTGGTCGTCGCCGGCGTCAGCATCCTGAACGTCATGCTGATGAGCGTGGTCGAGCGCCGCGCCGAAATCGGAGTCTTCCGGGCCGTGGGCATCCGACGACGGGAGGTGATGCGGATGATCGTCGCGGAAGCTGCGCTCCTCGGCGTCGTCGGCGGCGCCGTCGGCGTCGTCCTCTCGATACTGATCGGCTACACCGTCAACGGACAGCTCAACGGCCAGCCGGGGCTTGTCTTCCAGCCGCGCAACCTGGAGTTCCTCGCGCTCGGCTTCGGGTTCGCGGTGATCGCGAGCACGGTCAGCGGCCTCTACCCCGCGTGGAAGGCGTCGACGGCGAACCCGGTCGAGGTGCTGCGGGGCTGA
- a CDS encoding ABC transporter ATP-binding protein → MTGRDSGAAADADPATTRHPVAELDDVTKEYRSGGETIAALADVDFAVEPGEMVAVIGPSGSGKSTLLNVLGLLDVPTSGTVRLDGDDVTDYDDEARTMARRRTIGFVFQSFHLVPMLTAVENVLVPTMFVQGDQTPRARALLERMGLDDRLDHRPDQLSGGQRQRVAIARALVNEPRLLLADEPTGNLDRDTGRNILEEFERISTEAEVGVVAVTHDELVTEFTDRTVELVDGVIQ, encoded by the coding sequence ATGACGGGACGCGATTCCGGCGCCGCGGCCGACGCCGACCCGGCGACCACCCGTCACCCCGTCGCCGAACTCGACGACGTGACCAAGGAGTACCGGAGCGGCGGCGAGACCATCGCCGCCCTCGCCGACGTCGACTTCGCGGTCGAACCCGGCGAGATGGTCGCCGTCATCGGCCCCAGCGGCTCCGGCAAGAGCACGCTGTTGAACGTGCTGGGTCTCCTCGACGTGCCCACCTCGGGGACGGTGCGTCTCGACGGCGACGACGTGACCGACTACGACGACGAGGCGCGGACGATGGCCCGCCGTCGGACCATCGGCTTCGTCTTCCAGTCGTTCCACCTCGTCCCCATGCTGACCGCCGTCGAGAACGTCCTCGTGCCCACGATGTTCGTGCAGGGGGATCAGACGCCACGGGCGCGGGCGCTGCTGGAACGGATGGGCCTCGACGACCGACTCGACCACCGGCCGGACCAGCTCTCGGGCGGCCAGCGTCAGCGCGTCGCCATCGCCCGCGCGCTGGTGAACGAGCCGCGGCTCCTGCTCGCGGACGAACCGACCGGGAACCTGGACCGGGACACTGGACGCAACATTTTGGAGGAGTTCGAGCGCATCAGCACGGAGGCGGAGGTGGGCGTGGTGGCGGTCACCCACGACGAACTGGTGACCGAGTTCACCGACCGGACGGTCGAACTCGTCGACGGGGTGATCCAGTGA